One window of Papaver somniferum cultivar HN1 chromosome 9, ASM357369v1, whole genome shotgun sequence genomic DNA carries:
- the LOC113307872 gene encoding PAN domain-containing protein At5g03700-like, protein MKTLTSSSGQIHLHLLLITILLSLNIVIQVRSETPQELPKGFTATPDSSISSFQPLLNDPTGDFSLGFLRIEDSKLSLAILHVPSSEPIWTANTTGSLRWSKATKLSFNGSLVLSDSHSNVFWSTRSVGDRVLLMHDSNLQVQKLSGKNEQSIVWQSYDFPFDTLIESQNFTVSMSLVSRNGLYSMRLGDTYFGLYSKVNMNSTQLYWKHGAMEAKAEIVEGNGPIYARISSNGYLGMYQTLKAPVDILPFDSFQRPVPGIRKLKLESDGNLRGYYWSGTTWVLDFKAISDVCELPNACGSYGLCQPGKGCSCLDNKTQYNSGECFPHKTGDSCSKNEVLGKGYWILRRKGVEVPYKEWMGFEKMETLNDCEDSCERNCSCWGAVYNNATKFCYKIQYPINSLVSDGDEGKSGFFKVKNEEKKRVVSVAVGLGLIIGAIIVLVLVLVVGFVIFSVWRRRKNHSDRLLEDGLTPGSYKGLDSESFRSVELSQQRS, encoded by the coding sequence ATGAAAACACTCACTAGCTCCTCCGGTCaaattcatcttcatcttcttcttatcaCTATTCTTCTCTCTTTGAACATAGTCatacaagtaagatcagaaaccCCACAAGAACTACCCAAAGGTTTCACAGCAACACCAGACTCATCCATATCTTCATTCCAACCACTTCTTAATGATCCAACAGGTGATTTCTCACTTGGGTTCCTCAGAATTGAGGACTCCAAACTTTCTCTTGCTATATTACATGTACCTTCTTCTGAACCCATTTGGACAGCTAATACAACTGGTTCACTAAGATGGTCTAAAGCTACAAAGCTTTCCTTTAATGGAAGTTTAGTCTTGTCTGATTCACATTCAAATGTATTTTGGTCAACTAGAAGTGTTGGTGATAGAGTTCTACTTATGCACGACTCAAATCTTCAAGTGCAAAAGCTTTCAGGCAAGAATGAGCAATCTATAGTTTGGCAAAGTTATGATTTTCCATTTGATACACTTATTGAGAGTCAGAATTTTACAGTGTCCATGTCTCTTGTTTCTAGAAATGGGTTGTATTCTATGAGATTAGGAGATACTTATTTTGGTTTATACTCGAAAGTTAATATGAATTCGACACAGCTGTATTGGAAACATGGAGCTATGGAAGCAAAGGCAGAGATTGTTGAAGGAAATGGTCCAATTTATGCAAGAATTAGCTCAAATGGATATCTGGGTATGTATCAAACTTTAAAAGCTCCAGTAGATATTCTTCCTTTCGACAGTTTCCAAAGACCGGTACCGGGAATCCGAAAACTAAAGCTAGAATCAGATGGCAATCTCAGAGGTTATTACTGGAGTGGAACAACTTGGGTGTTGGATTTTAAAGCAATTTCTGACGTCTGTGAGCTTCCGAATGCTTGTGGTTCTTATGGTCTTTGTCAACCCGGCAAGGGTTGTTCATGTCTGGATAACAAGACTCAGTACAATTCAGGAGAGTGTTTTCCACATAAAACTGGGGATTCCTGTAGTAAAAATGAAGTGTTAGGGAAAGGATACTGGATTTTAAGAAGGAAAGGTGTTGAAGTGCCTTACAAAGAATGGATGGGGTTTGAAAAGATGGAGACATTGAATGATTGTGAGGATTCTTGTGAAAGAAACTGTAGTTGTTGGGGAGCTGTTTATAATAATGCAACCAAGTTTTGTTACAAGATTCAGTACCCAATTAATAGTTTAGTTAGTGATGGAGATGAAGGTAAATCAGGGTTCTTTAAAGTGAAGaatgaagagaagaaaagagttGTTAGCGTTGCAGTtggtcttggtttgataattggAGCAATAatagttttagttttagttttagttgttgggtttgtaattttcaGTGtctggagaagaagaaagaatcatAGTGATAGATTATTGGAGGATGGATTAACTCCTGGCTCTTACAAAGGTTTAGATTCTGAAAGTTTTCGATCTGTGGAGCTCAGTCAACAGCGAAGCTAG
- the LOC113308123 gene encoding uncharacterized protein LOC113308123: MGWTLEMIRECWEYMLVDDQLNCTSSSSILTCIGVSNIVVSTECGGSITPVCFFFKQSLKLSSNYIYNFYKNRFIISTNNSLLLLILLLNHFPLLLLSISSSFSLGILTDFASVFRCVQGRDRCDCFMMRKIQQKRLRCLPNCSEQRGQPKVHNTYGAILFLTLTRNHGNTVTAKNWNNIGWRWYALNSRP, from the exons ATGGGTTGGACTTTGGAGATGATACGGGAATGCTGGGAGTACATGTTGGTCGACGATCAATTGAATTGCACTTCATCGTCAA GTATCTTAACATGTATAGGTGTTTCGAACATAGTGGTTTCCACCGAGTGTGGCGGATCAATCACaccagtttgttttttttttaaacaaagcTTGAAATTGTcgtcaaattatatatacaatttttATAAAAATCGCTTCATCATAAGTACCAACAACTCTctccttcttcttattcttcttcttaatcaCTTCCCTCTCCTCCtcctctccatctcttcttctttctctcttggtaTACTTACTGATTTTGCATCCGTGTTTCGTTGTGTACAAGGGAGAGATCGCTGCGATTGTTTCATGATGAGGAAGATCCAGCAAAAAAG GCTTAGATGCTTGCCCAATTGCAGTGAACAACGTGGTCAACCTAAGGTGCACAATACTTATGGAGCTATACTGTTCCTCACTTTGACCCGGAATCACGGCAATACAGTCACAGCGAAAAATTGGAATAATATAG GGTGGAGGTGGTATGCACTTAACTCCAGACCATAG